GAATCTGTGGGCGAATACTTAAAGTAGTTAGTGTAAAGGTAATAGTTTGTCATAGCGACCGATATAAGGTACTGCGCAATGGGATAATGGTTTTTCCAGTGAGTTGTTCTTGTGCCGTCCTGGTTATTGACCTGACTTACGAGCGATCCGTTTGAAGCTACGGTAAAGAACTGGGATGTAGTTACAATAACGTCGGAAGAATCGGCCTTGTCGCCCGGCGTATCCTTGCACGGCCACCAGTCGCTTGCCCCGTAGGGTTCCGAAAGGCTCCATATAATAGGATACATATTAGCCGGGTCGTGTGTGGAAAATATAAAGCTCCCGAATCCGCTTGAGCCTGGCACACCCTGGTAGTAAATAATAACGCTTGCATTCTCCCCCTGGTTGTATGCTCTTGGAAGCGTTATCTGAAGTTTGCTGCCTGAATGGGTAAAAGCCAGCTTTGCCCCGCTCATTGTAACGGAGTCTACATTCATAACCGGCTGCAGATCCAGGAAGAAGCTGCTTAAAGAAGCGGCGGCGCTCCTGAGGCCAACTGTTACGGCGCCCTTTAAGTATTGCGGATTGTAGGTCAGGTTGAGATCGAGCCTGTAGTATGTAACGTCTATTGTGGAATCCCCCGGATATGCAAAAGCCTGTTTTTGAAGTGTTCCTTTAGCCGTCAGCTTTTCAAACTCAGCCTGGGATTTCCAGCTGTTCTGAGCGGAAAGGAGTCCGGATAAAAGAATAAAAAAAATGGTAATTTTTAAAAACTTCATAAGTCTTTCTCCATATTTCAAAACTTTCCATATAAGATTAATTTAATCTTTTTACTTCAGAACGGCAGTGGAATAATAAGTAATCCCCTTTTTCAGGAGGAGGCCGCCTTCATTGACTGTGTGAGGTTTCTTAGAGACTCCTCAATTACAGGGGGAATTTTCTCCAGCGGGGCAACCACACCCGCAATCCTGAGGTCAATGACACTCTGCGGCATTGATGGCGCTATGGCGCCCGAGGGGTCCTGTGCAATTACAATGCCCCCGGCAGCTGCAATGTAGCCCGCGCCGATGCTGCCGTCGCGCCCCATACCGGTTAAAATTACGGCAACGGAGTTTTTCCCGAAGGTTCCTGCAATAGTCCTGAACATCGGGTCGGCCGAGGGGCGCACATAGTTTTCAGGAGGCCCGTCCCAGAGCTTTATTTCCATGCGTGCGGGGTCGATCATCATGTGTATATCCCCCGGAGCGAGATAAACCTTTCCCTTTTCAATCGGCATCCTGTCCTCTGCCAGGAGGACATCCATCCCGGTGCGGCTCTGAAGCCTTTCAGAAAACGACTTCAGCATCCATGCCGGGCCGTGCAGCACAACAAAAACCACGGCTTCCTTCAGCGGCTTAAGTGCAGCAAAAAGCTCCGTCAGCGTAGAAGGCCCGCCCGTGCTGGCTGCAATGCCGAGCGCCGGGAAACCGGGTTTCTTTAAGCCAGGCTCTTTGGCCGCGGGTGAAGCCTCAAGCTCCGACTTCTGCCTCATGATGCAGTTTTCAAGGCGTTCTTTTATCTCATGCACATGGAAGGGTTTTGCAATGTAGTCGTCGGCACCCGCATCCAGGGCCTTTTCTTTTGCCTCTTTCGAGTCGAGCGCCGTAATCATCATTACAACGGGAACGGGACGGATATTCCTGCGTATATATTGAATAAGTTCTATTCCATCCAGCTTCGGCATCATCCAGTCGGTTAAGACCGCATCAAAGGATTCTTTTTTAAGAAGTTCCACCGCCTCGGCGCCGTTATTGGAGTAAAGGACC
The DNA window shown above is from Ignavibacteria bacterium and carries:
- a CDS encoding chemotaxis protein CheB — translated: MKVLVVEDNVSGRLLLIKILKKEGYEVLYSNNGAEAVELLKKESFDAVLTDWMMPKLDGIELIQYIRRNIRPVPVVMMITALDSKEAKEKALDAGADDYIAKPFHVHEIKERLENCIMRQKSELEASPAAKEPGLKKPGFPALGIAASTGGPSTLTELFAALKPLKEAVVFVVLHGPAWMLKSFSERLQSRTGMDVLLAEDRMPIEKGKVYLAPGDIHMMIDPARMEIKLWDGPPENYVRPSADPMFRTIAGTFGKNSVAVILTGMGRDGSIGAGYIAAAGGIVIAQDPSGAIAPSMPQSVIDLRIAGVVAPLEKIPPVIEESLRNLTQSMKAASS